Proteins encoded together in one Paracidovorax wautersii window:
- a CDS encoding NADP-dependent oxidoreductase: MPRNQQILLDNRPQGEATTGNFKLVATDTPALADGQVLVRHHYLSLDPYMRGRMNESKSYAASQPLGEVMIGGTAGEVVESRNAKYAVGDKVVGMGGWQEWSVVDGNAPGMLRKVDTAHVPLSHYLGAVGMPGVTAWYGLVKIIAPKAGETVVVSAATGAVGSAFAALAKARGCRVVGIAGGKEKCRYATEELGFDVCIDHREHGDLKAMSKALKEACPDGIDGYFENVGGYILDAVLLRANAFARVAVCGMIAGYDGQPLPLQNPALILVNRMKVEGFIVSEHMEIWPEALKELGTLVGTGKLRPRETIAQGLAAAPEAFLGLLKGKNFGKQLVKLVD, encoded by the coding sequence ATGCCACGCAATCAGCAGATCCTGCTCGACAACCGTCCCCAGGGCGAAGCCACCACGGGCAACTTCAAGCTCGTCGCCACCGACACGCCGGCGCTGGCCGACGGCCAGGTGCTGGTGCGCCACCACTACCTGAGCCTGGACCCGTACATGCGCGGGCGCATGAACGAGAGCAAGAGCTACGCGGCCAGCCAGCCCCTGGGCGAGGTGATGATCGGCGGCACGGCGGGCGAAGTGGTGGAGAGCCGCAACGCCAAGTACGCCGTGGGCGACAAGGTCGTCGGCATGGGCGGCTGGCAGGAGTGGAGCGTGGTGGACGGCAACGCGCCGGGCATGCTGCGCAAGGTGGACACCGCGCACGTGCCGCTGTCGCACTACCTGGGCGCCGTGGGCATGCCCGGCGTGACGGCGTGGTACGGCCTGGTCAAGATCATCGCGCCCAAGGCCGGCGAGACGGTGGTGGTCAGCGCCGCCACGGGCGCTGTGGGCAGCGCCTTCGCCGCGCTGGCCAAGGCGCGCGGCTGCCGCGTGGTGGGCATTGCCGGCGGCAAGGAAAAGTGCCGCTACGCCACCGAGGAGCTGGGCTTCGACGTCTGCATCGACCACCGCGAGCATGGTGACCTGAAGGCCATGTCCAAGGCGCTCAAGGAAGCCTGCCCGGACGGCATCGACGGCTACTTCGAGAACGTGGGCGGCTACATCCTCGACGCCGTGCTGCTGCGCGCCAACGCCTTCGCGCGCGTGGCCGTCTGCGGAATGATCGCCGGCTACGACGGCCAGCCGCTGCCGCTGCAGAACCCGGCCCTCATCCTGGTCAACCGCATGAAGGTCGAAGGCTTCATCGTCAGCGAGCACATGGAGATCTGGCCCGAGGCGCTGAAGGAATTGGGCACGCTGGTCGGCACCGGCAAGCTGCGCCCGCGCGAGACCATCGCCCAGGGCCTGGCGGCGGCACCCGAGGCGTTCCTGGGCCTGCTCAAGGGCAAGAACTTCGGCAAGCAACTGGTCAAGCTGGTCGATTGA
- a CDS encoding GNAT family N-acetyltransferase — translation MTTVTNDPTTSPQSASGGAAARAWHWTWARFDDLGVHALHDALALRCRVFILEQGPYQDPDDADKHAWHLLGRAQPDGPLLAVLRVVDPGVKYAEPSMGRVATAAQARGTGLGRALIHEGMQRCRQAWPGHGVRISAQAHLQRFYAEQGFVTVSEPYLEDDIPHVEMLWSPPPPPMKDAAAA, via the coding sequence ATGACAACCGTGACGAACGACCCCACGACTTCTCCGCAATCCGCATCCGGCGGCGCGGCTGCGCGCGCCTGGCACTGGACTTGGGCCCGCTTCGACGACCTGGGCGTGCACGCCCTGCATGACGCGCTGGCCTTGCGCTGCCGCGTCTTCATCCTGGAGCAGGGCCCTTACCAGGACCCGGACGATGCCGACAAGCACGCATGGCATTTGCTCGGGCGCGCCCAGCCGGACGGCCCGCTGCTGGCCGTGCTGCGCGTGGTGGACCCGGGCGTGAAGTACGCCGAGCCGTCCATGGGCCGCGTGGCCACCGCTGCGCAGGCGCGGGGCACCGGCCTGGGGCGTGCGCTCATCCATGAAGGCATGCAGCGCTGCCGCCAGGCCTGGCCGGGCCACGGCGTGCGCATCAGCGCGCAGGCCCATCTGCAGCGTTTCTATGCCGAGCAGGGATTCGTTACCGTCTCCGAGCCGTACCTGGAAGACGATATCCCGCATGTGGAAATGCTTTGGAGCCCGCCGCCGCCGCCGATGAAGGACGCGGCCGCAGCCTGA
- a CDS encoding glutathione S-transferase family protein gives MTTELILHHYPSSPFAQKIRSVLGFKQLAWNSVVVPSIMPKPDVVALTGGYRRTPFLQIGADIYCDTALICDVLEHVQPEPVLYPPHLKGVSRVFAQWADTALFQASMAYSLQPRGAAALFSNLPASAIEAFSADRKAMGGGAPRIRPPDATAAYRSYLRRIAHMVEEHPFLFGAEPCVADFAAYHPLWFTRTCVPVMAEIFQATPAVLEWMDRIAALGQGRMAKFTAQDAITVAANATPLPLADDVFQDEHGIPLGSAVTIAAESFGTEPTEGTLIAATRTRYTLQRTDPRAGLVHVHFPRIGYALKPSP, from the coding sequence ATGACCACTGAACTCATCCTGCACCATTACCCCTCGTCGCCCTTCGCGCAGAAGATCCGCTCGGTGCTCGGCTTCAAGCAGCTGGCCTGGAACTCGGTGGTGGTGCCCAGCATCATGCCCAAGCCGGACGTGGTGGCGCTTACCGGTGGCTACCGGCGCACGCCCTTCCTGCAGATCGGCGCCGACATCTACTGCGACACCGCCCTGATCTGCGATGTGCTGGAGCATGTGCAGCCCGAGCCGGTGCTGTACCCGCCGCACCTCAAGGGCGTGTCGCGCGTGTTCGCGCAGTGGGCCGACACGGCGCTGTTCCAGGCGTCCATGGCCTACAGCCTGCAGCCGCGTGGCGCGGCCGCGCTGTTTTCCAACCTGCCCGCCAGCGCGATCGAGGCCTTCTCCGCCGACCGCAAGGCCATGGGGGGCGGCGCCCCGCGCATTCGCCCGCCCGACGCTACCGCGGCCTACCGCTCCTACCTGCGCCGCATCGCGCACATGGTGGAAGAGCATCCCTTCCTGTTCGGTGCCGAGCCTTGCGTGGCCGACTTCGCGGCGTACCACCCGCTGTGGTTCACGCGCACCTGCGTGCCGGTGATGGCCGAGATCTTCCAGGCCACACCGGCGGTACTGGAATGGATGGACCGCATCGCCGCGCTGGGCCAGGGCCGCATGGCCAAGTTCACGGCGCAGGACGCCATCACCGTGGCCGCCAACGCCACGCCGCTGCCCTTGGCGGACGACGTGTTCCAGGACGAGCACGGCATTCCACTGGGCAGTGCAGTCACCATCGCGGCCGAGAGCTTCGGCACCGAGCCGACCGAAGGCACGCTGATCGCGGCCACGCGCACCCGCTACACGCTGCAGCGCACCGACCCGCGTGCCGGCCTGGTGCATGTGCACTTTCCTCGGATCGGGTATGCACTGAAGCCATCCCCCTGA
- a CDS encoding SDR family oxidoreductase has translation MIENFEGKTAVLTGAGSGFGLECARIGAQRGMNLVLVDVQQDALDAAAAEMQAAGAQVLAQRVDVSNAQQMEQLAAAVQARFGAPHFVFNNAGVGSGGLVWESTVADWEWVLGVNLWGVIHGVRLFTPMMLAAAAQDPSWRGHIVNTASMAGLLNPPNMGVYNVSKHAVVSLTETLYQDLSLVTDQVGASVLCPFFVATGIHASERNRPEGLAAGRATKSQLIGQAMTGKAVTSGKVTAAEVAAKVFDAMATGQFYIYSHPKAIGSVQTRLEDVLQARNPTDPFADKPELGAQLRAALRAV, from the coding sequence ATGATCGAGAACTTTGAAGGCAAGACCGCCGTGCTGACGGGCGCAGGCTCCGGCTTTGGGCTGGAGTGCGCGCGCATCGGGGCGCAGCGGGGCATGAACCTGGTGCTGGTCGATGTGCAGCAGGACGCGCTCGATGCAGCGGCGGCCGAGATGCAGGCTGCCGGCGCGCAGGTGCTGGCGCAGCGCGTGGATGTGTCCAACGCCCAGCAGATGGAGCAGCTGGCCGCGGCGGTGCAGGCGCGCTTCGGGGCGCCGCACTTCGTGTTCAACAACGCCGGCGTGGGCTCGGGCGGGCTGGTGTGGGAGAGCACCGTGGCCGACTGGGAGTGGGTGCTGGGCGTGAACCTGTGGGGCGTGATCCACGGCGTCCGGCTCTTCACGCCCATGATGCTGGCCGCGGCGGCGCAAGACCCGTCCTGGCGCGGCCACATCGTCAACACGGCCAGCATGGCCGGTTTGCTCAATCCGCCCAACATGGGCGTGTACAACGTGAGCAAGCACGCCGTGGTCAGCCTGACCGAGACGCTGTACCAGGACCTGTCGCTGGTGACCGACCAGGTGGGCGCCAGCGTGCTGTGCCCCTTCTTCGTGGCCACGGGCATCCACGCCAGCGAGCGCAACCGGCCCGAGGGCCTGGCGGCCGGCCGGGCCACCAAGAGCCAGCTCATCGGCCAGGCCATGACGGGCAAGGCCGTGACCAGCGGCAAGGTGACGGCGGCCGAAGTGGCCGCGAAGGTGTTCGACGCCATGGCCACCGGCCAGTTCTACATCTACAGCCACCCCAAGGCCATCGGCTCGGTGCAGACGCGGCTGGAGGATGTGCTGCAGGCGCGCAACCCGACCGACCCGTTTGCCGACAAGCCCGAGCTGGGCGCACAGCTGCGGGCTGCATTGCGGGCGGTGTGA